A stretch of the Lactuca sativa cultivar Salinas chromosome 9, Lsat_Salinas_v11, whole genome shotgun sequence genome encodes the following:
- the LOC111888163 gene encoding pentatricopeptide repeat-containing protein At3g61360-like — protein sequence MLFLGRCNQLLQQLTVAATIGFRFYSSDLEFEIKKITKIINDHPFPDQPIHPKLSQIIPSTTISTSFVENVLGHLFASHSNGLKAFEFFKFSLQFSQFCPTSDAFEKTLHILTRMRNFNKAWELIEEIHKTHPSLLTLKSMSIMLSIIAKFQSFEETLEAFQKMEDKFSDHKQFGTEEFNLLLRAFCTQRQMKEAKSVFNKLYSRFSPTTKTMNILLLGFKESGDVTSVELFYHEMIQRGFKPNIVTYNIIIDSYCKRGRFLDGLKLLEEIEQANYLPTLKTLTTLIHGAGIAHNTTYAQQLLDEMSKRNFDKPN from the coding sequence ATGCTCTTCCTAGGAAGATGCAATCAACTTCTTCAACAGCTAACAGTAGCAGCCACCATTGGTTTCCGGTTCTATTCTTCAGATTTGGAGTTTGAAATCAAGAAAATTACTAAAATCATCAACGACCATCCTTTTCCAGATCAACCCATTCATCCAAAGCTTTCCCAAATTATCCCTTCAACCACCATTTCAACTTCCTTTGTGGAAAATGTTCTTGGCCATCTCTTTGCATCCCACTCTAATGGCCTTAAAGCCTttgaattcttcaaattctcccTCCAGTTTTCCCAATTTTGTCCCACTTCAGATGCATTTGAAAAAACACTTCATATATTAACTCGAATGAGAAATTTCAACAAGGCGTGGGAGTTGATAGAAGAAATTCACAAAACGCACCCTTCCTTGCTTACCCTCAAATCCATGAGCATCATGTTATCAATAATTGCaaagtttcaatcttttgaagaaacccttgAAGCATTTCAGAAAATGGAGGATAAATTTTCTGATCACAAGCAATTTGGTACAGAAGAATTCAATCTTCTCCTTCGAGCATTCTGCACACAGAGGCAAATGAAGGAAGCGAAGTCAGTATTCAACAAGCTATATTCCCGATTCTCCCCCACCACCAAAACAATGAATATTTTGCTTCTTGGATTTAAAGAATCTGGTGATGTCACTTCTGTAGAGCTTTTCTACCATGAGATGATTCAAAGAGGTTTCAAGCCCAACATTGTAACTTACAACATCATAATTGATTCTTACTGCAAAAGAGGTCGTTTTCTAGATGGGTTAAAACTTCTTGAAGAAATTGAACAAGCAAACTACTTGCCTACGCTAAAGACACTAACCACTTTGATCCATGGAGCAGGAATTGCTCACAACACAACCTATGCACAACAACTGTTAGATGAAATGTCTAAGAGAAACTTTGATAAGCCCAACTAA